TTTGATATTGTTCTCTCTTCTTGGAACTTTTCATTGGTTATATATACACAGACGTTTTATTTCCATTTCTCATGCCCACCGCCGTCACAGTAGTTCAgtcttttttacttctttttttcacGATGTAACCCAATGCTCATTTACTTGGTGGTCTTTATGACCACGATTACTATCACCACTGTCATTTTTTGACACGCATTGAATACAGCTATGCTTTTCACATTCACTGCATCATTGCATATACTTTGACACTTCCCATGGTCTTTATGGTTTACACACATCACTGTTCATCacctttacttctgtttattttactttacttttttttttatacaggtgtaCCATATTTAGACTTTTTATCTAATATGCAACCTCACTTGTAGGGTTTATTAATAGGTTGTCGGCCTTCTTGTGGTTTTGTGTGTTCATATTCACTTTTATGCccttcatctatatatatatatataatccttttttatatattttacatatattgtatCTTGTTTGTTTATGAGCTTTACATCTTGCACATATGTTTTGGACAttgggtttttcttttctttccctccccccctgcaTGTGGTTTGCATCCAGCTAATTACTGGAGCTAATCAGAGGCTGGGTGGGACCTGGAAAGTTTACACCCTCATATGTATATATTGAGAATTTTGTATTTCatttgtagctatgactaagcattagttgttaatgcgaaacgcgtcggctgtctatcccactgtatgctgttgtttgctgtgcattttttcctttttacaataaagagcacgtattttttcaacaagactttttggagtgcggctgtccatccattctcccacctgcttaattctatgcatcgccagcacccatgtgattcctgagtggacattgattacctgcctgtgctcacctggagcggcggtctccctacctatcgacaacactgaagaaatgacactttgctacaatgtaaagtagtgagtgtacagcttgtagaacagtgtacattttctgtcccctcaaaataacttggctttcagtcattaatgtctaaactgctgccaacaaaagtgagtacacccctaagtgaaaatgtgtgatgctttttttttttttttttgtatttattcaaAAGTGTTTGTGtaggataactttttttttttttgcatgctgcttacatttttatatatttttgtttttcttttctacagTGGAATAATACGAACTGCAATAAAGAGCAAACTATTTATTTCTCATCTGACAATGATATGGATATGACTGCAATCAACACAGTAGCTATTGATGGACTTATTGAGGAAAAACCAAGGAAAATAAATACCAGTTTATTTCTAGCAAGTTTAAGAGCCCCAACAAGTGAGGATTCTAGCAAATTCTTAACAGCTGATGAAAAGCTTTGGGAGTTTCAGCCTTCCACTACTTCATCTACTCAGTCAAAAATAAAGTTTGACTTTTTGGCAAGTTTGAAAAATGAAAGCATAACATCTTCAAAAATAGGAGTggacaaagaaaatatttttccttttgtttctaAAGAAAACCTATTCTCCACAAAGACCACGCCTCCATTTTTTAATGCTCATGAAAATACAGGAAACCTTACCTGTGTGTTCAGGGACCAAGAAGATGGGCTTGATTTAACAAAATGCCACACAACAAATATTGCGTCTTTCATTCCAACAGTCGACCATCAACTGAGAAGTTCAGCCAACACTTCAACATCTTATTCCAGCACTCGTAATAAACTAGAGTTTAGCCTTTTCGAAGGAGCCAGTGTTAAACCACCGAAGTCTGTTTCCATTGAGCAAACTCTGCTTTGTGAAGATGACATGGATATGACGTCTAGTCATACAACTCGCATACACAGTGTTTTAAAGGAAAATGCTCCACCTAATAAAACAAAGACTTACGTTGCATGCAATAATCAAAAGACCATTATTTTTACTGATGAAAATGAAATGGAACTTACTGAAAATAATTCAGTTTTCTTTAACAGCACTTTTAAAAAAGAATCTGTTAAAAGAGACAGTAATGTTTTCTTTTGTAATCAAGATACAGTATGTCCAGAAGAAGATATGGCTATGACCAGGAGCCATACAGTAGCTATTGATGGACTTATTGAAGAAAAACCAAGGAAAATTGATACCAGTTTATTTCTAGTAAGTTTAAGAACCCCAACAAGTGAGGATTCTAGTAAATTAACAGCTGGTGAAAAGCTTTGGGAGTTTCAGCCTTCCACTACATCTACCCAGTCAAAAATAAAGTTTGCTGACTttttgacaagtttgaaaaatgaaaaaacaacctCTTCAAAAATGGGAGTggacaaagaaaatatttttccttttgtttctaAAGAAAACCTATTCTCCACAAAGACCACGCCTCAATTTAATACTCATGAAAATACAGGAAACCTTACCTGTGTGTTCAGGGACCAAGAAGATGGGCTTGATTTAACAAAATGCCACACTACAAATATTGCGTCTTTCATTCCAACAGTCAACCATCAACTGACAAGTTCAGGCAACCCTTCAACATCTTATTCCAGCACTCGTAATAAACTAGAGTTTAGCCTTTTCGAAGGAGCTAGTGTTAAACCACTGAAGTCTGTTTCCATTGAGCAAACTCTGCTTTGTGAAGATGAAGACCAAATTGCATCACTGAGCAATCCGTGTCTTGGATTTAATGGCATTTATGCTGACCCTGCTAATGTACTGTCTGGGAAGTTAAGTGGTCAAGTGTATAGAACCATTCAAGATAATATCACGGTTTTCCCCTCTGCCGAGGATGATATGGAGTTGACCAAATCTCACACCATTGATAGTAAAATGTCTTTGTCAGACAGTACCCATAAGCTTGAACCAATTCTTAAAGCCAAAAAATCAAATGGTTGTTCGAGGTTATCTACCATACACAACAGAACAGATTTCTTTTCAACTGTTGGCGATGACATGGAGCTGACCCAAAGCCACACAACTTGCATTAATCAAAATCAATTTACCAGTgcaaaagaaaaactattttcaaATGCTGTTAATCAGACTAGACATGTGTTGGATGACATGGAAATGACAATGGTTCAAACTGCTGGATTACAGATGGATTCTACCATAAATCAATCTAACAATTACAAGACAATGGTATTTACATGTGACCAACAGGATATGGATATCACACAATCGCACACTGTTGCCATTGATGGTGACACCCTTTTAAAAAGATTCCAATCTGATACCTGCCTTGCCATTAACCAAAGGGATGATTACATTTTGGCTGTGCCCAGATGTCTGCCTGACAAAGACTTTGTGCTTGAATCTAAGAACGATTGTGGTAGTGTTGGCAAAATGGACTTGGTTAAAGAGGAGACCCTTGTGCCATCAAACAAATCTGAGTCAAGTTTTTCAAGCAGTCCTATAAATATCACTAATATGTCTTGCCAGAAATCGACTGGTCCTTTAAAAGGCAACACTGATGTTTTTATATCTAATCAAGAAGACATGGATATGACTTGTGGAAACACTGTCCATATTAAGAGGATTTTACTGCCTGGTGACTCTACAAATAAAGCGATTACCCATGCCCCTTGTCCTGATAAAACTGTTGTACTTGAAGATGACATGGAATATACAAAAAGCCACACCGCAATCATTGATGGAATAAACGCACACGAGTTACGAAGTCAGTCTGGTATTTTGAAAACAATCGCAATTTCTGCTGACATGGATATCACAAAGTCAAATACAGTTTTCATTGATAGTATGGTAACAGATCAAAGGGCCAAAGATGACcagcaaaataaatgtaaaaatacctTTATAAAGTTAACTGGGCCTTCCGATCGAATTCCAGATGACCTAAAGATAACCGTTTATCCTAAACAGCTTGTAACTGATGAGGCTGTTTTGTCCAAAGACAACATGTTTAATTCTCTAGACCAGAAAGACATGGATCTGTCCCGGACAAATACTATAGCTATTGAAAACAAGGTTTTGGGTGAGGTGGAGAAATTGCAGGCTTCACATTTAAGCAAAACACAAATCTGCTTTGCTGACATGGACATTACAAAGTCAAATAAAGGGTTTACTGATCATATACCTGCAAGAATGGAGTCCCACTCTGTTAAGGTAACCAACGATGCAAGGGTACAAATAAATGAAACCAGTTTGCTACGTGAGCCTTCAAAGAATAGGCTTTTaatgataaagacatcaggggatgAAGAGAATCTAGTGGAACTTCCCAGTAAACATTTTGTAAACAACTTGCCTTGTGAACAAATTGAATTAGACCTTTCTAGTCAAAGCTATGTTTTCACTGGCACCTCAAAGAGAGAAAGTATTTCCCAccggaaatctttttgtatctttGATGAAACTGTCCATCAAATATGCAACATGTCGGAGACAACTGCAAACATTGATCTTGTAATTGGCAACAACGATAAACGCCCTAGTAAGGGTTTGTTTGATCAAACATGTAACCAAGGTGAAATGGAAATAACGAAGTGTCATACCACTGCCATTGAAAGTAAAATGGGGGCGACTCCAAATTGTCCTGTGGAGAGTAATGCTCCTGTACATCAAGCCACATCTCTGTTTTCAAAGGATATGCCTGTGAATTTTACAGTTAATACAGATGCAGAAGTGTTAACAAATGGAACTTTTACTAGAAATAAAGGACCCCATCAAACACGCATGTATGAATGTGTGCTCCCGTGTAAACAAGCAACTATGGAAAGCCCCAGAGCTCACATTGCTGTTGCAAAAGTCAACTCTGAGGAAAATTGCTGTGAAAACTCACGTGAAAGAAACCATGAAAATGTACAAGTTGTGGAGTTTGTAGAAATGTCAACCATACCGTTTTCAACATCACAAAAATGTGAAAACTATTCAAAACGGCCTATCGATGCAACCGAGAAAAAGGGAtccaaacaaaataatttttctgAATCATTGCCAAGTGAGACCCTAATTTCTTCAGAGGAAATGGCATTCACGCAGTTTGATTCAATGGTAACTGATGGTTCATCTgggcaaggaaaaaaaactacCTCTGTTGGTATTGAAAAAACATGCTTGTTTTTAGAAACGGCAATGGATGTGGCAAAAAGTAACACTGCGTTTATTGACCAGGAATTCAAAGACGTTGACCGTGGTACATGTAGAAATGAAATGAAAAGACCTAGCAGTATAGTGTCTCTCACTTCCGATAATTATGAACCC
This window of the Rana temporaria chromosome 13, aRanTem1.1, whole genome shotgun sequence genome carries:
- the KNL1 gene encoding kinetochore scaffold 1, producing the protein MDNKTILPDNDLTERRSRRRISSILKAPRSPLGDLGIGNELHQESIIDKRRKSSRRVSFAETIRVFTPELKSAGAGDADSGGVGTASSFCKENASTDGKCPITGMDRLLHGPLQAPAHQAEWNNTNCNKEQTIYFSSDNDMDMTAINTVAIDGLIEEKPRKINTSLFLASLRAPTSEDSSKFLTADEKLWEFQPSTTSSTQSKIKFDFLASLKNESITSSKIGVDKENIFPFVSKENLFSTKTTPPFFNAHENTGNLTCVFRDQEDGLDLTKCHTTNIASFIPTVDHQLRSSANTSTSYSSTRNKLEFSLFEGASVKPPKSVSIEQTLLCEDDMDMTSSHTTRIHSVLKENAPPNKTKTYVACNNQKTIIFTDENEMELTENNSVFFNSTFKKESVKRDSNVFFCNQDTVCPEEDMAMTRSHTVAIDGLIEEKPRKIDTSLFLVSLRTPTSEDSSKLTAGEKLWEFQPSTTSTQSKIKFADFLTSLKNEKTTSSKMGVDKENIFPFVSKENLFSTKTTPQFNTHENTGNLTCVFRDQEDGLDLTKCHTTNIASFIPTVNHQLTSSGNPSTSYSSTRNKLEFSLFEGASVKPLKSVSIEQTLLCEDEDQIASLSNPCLGFNGIYADPANVLSGKLSGQVYRTIQDNITVFPSAEDDMELTKSHTIDSKMSLSDSTHKLEPILKAKKSNGCSRLSTIHNRTDFFSTVGDDMELTQSHTTCINQNQFTSAKEKLFSNAVNQTRHVLDDMEMTMVQTAGLQMDSTINQSNNYKTMVFTCDQQDMDITQSHTVAIDGDTLLKRFQSDTCLAINQRDDYILAVPRCLPDKDFVLESKNDCGSVGKMDLVKEETLVPSNKSESSFSSSPINITNMSCQKSTGPLKGNTDVFISNQEDMDMTCGNTVHIKRILLPGDSTNKAITHAPCPDKTVVLEDDMEYTKSHTAIIDGINAHELRSQSGILKTIAISADMDITKSNTVFIDSMVTDQRAKDDQQNKCKNTFIKLTGPSDRIPDDLKITVYPKQLVTDEAVLSKDNMFNSLDQKDMDLSRTNTIAIENKVLGEVEKLQASHLSKTQICFADMDITKSNKGFTDHIPARMESHSVKVTNDARVQINETSLLREPSKNRLLMIKTSGDEENLVELPSKHFVNNLPCEQIELDLSSQSYVFTGTSKRESISHRKSFCIFDETVHQICNMSETTANIDLVIGNNDKRPSKGLFDQTCNQGEMEITKCHTTAIESKMGATPNCPVESNAPVHQATSLFSKDMPVNFTVNTDAEVLTNGTFTRNKGPHQTRMYECVLPCKQATMESPRAHIAVAKVNSEENCCENSRERNHENVQVVEFVEMSTIPFSTSQKCENYSKRPIDATEKKGSKQNNFSESLPSETLISSEEMAFTQFDSMVTDGSSGQGKKTTSVGIEKTCLFLETAMDVAKSNTAFIDQEFKDVDRGTCRNEMKRPSSIVSLTSDNYEPIVLDHKNANTKMDMALDDKYVKLDGNALPDHSAPSIGTETILHTQTAGDHKPINAFSQICDLRVSSETGASSASQKQETIPENLCSEQSEAGVNYPGAVQDCQVTKKHRLSKRVSFCFSETDRRVGECVVEPNTEITLQNRKKMFNAPNNHSDCSQYNPGKTNEQTGNISVKLDFTDQVLVGSLAKNNQYLNCSVAESIVSFPDKHESDIVANVQEDVSLFEPLQKEKNNRRRSIADIQLKIRSLTEKTNKPSNHTAPVSYSELSTLPQTLNPTSGNCMPEQTLLNEQVSKDIEAENRPIGKGSGQMKETSLQNRLSVNMLQPKLPSKRHSSTCNLQELAPSTISKPPTQICQTSMSLKAFADGDSGHCIDEEMLPACLDDHDGNSLFQYEVPEGAWEELCEKEALHTDLNDCLSKDPVNSHKRARDPEDDTKLHGEKRVRRNDETQNTQTSVGFKSPDECSRNDFSSHTSKTMEQTYCSSSSHDSRGEGMSELSSQQYSQMDSQLPCDNGYGQKFQDGTITVKEFFMLLGIRSLIQKPRCSELPVNRGNCETLSATDLMLDLFIYQPKLQVYEEECHTLYQTTEELKLYTDMQDKPLTEVSSLLWEEMRMCSENELMLFGTTLKNRKSMYAKKSKILAHEAKVSIYSKLLHKAQVQVVELQSSITETAKLIEEVDDCLSSLQIETARLEQGFENDWANIPGIKAMQFDFENMVSLEQIGIREKSHLEKQKEKVLTHLGCLQDEARGLDTLLQEPCFAEWDMVNWTDTKATFAFLYDSLELTILFGDEIDGETFNDQLCRRISRRIFMSQLNEETAPPSSLLVHRLIIQFLQKKGYLHETCEIKTSVPQLLFDVSLVVSRCKLLGEEVEYLMKWGAKYNIVRTDVKNNEVKLLFSSTAAFTKFELGIQISAMYPTDPLSFTVLNRIGNMEYSRVAAAISKVPLGLWLLKRSVKSIHEHLLV